DNA from Acipenser ruthenus chromosome 23, fAciRut3.2 maternal haplotype, whole genome shotgun sequence:
TCCAGTGTATTTAATTTACTATTCATGCATACTATGCATTTGTTGTTAATTATATCGTTAAATGGCGATTCCCATGTTTTGCTTACCATGCTTTATAGTGTACTATACATCTTTGTTATTTACCATTTTTGCCAATGCTTTATCAAATCTCTTACTAAGATTtactttgctatgcatttaccatggtacaCCACAGTACATTTTTAAGGGTGACCTAATTAGCATTATGCAGCTGAAAATTCCTTTTGCTTTGGTACAGATGAGGTGAACCAACTGCAAAGCAGACATATTTTTGGGGGCAGAGATGCAACAGGCTATTTGGACAAGACAGATGATCATGCCTTGTGTGATTGAGAAAGGCTGTATGCTTTAGTTTAAAGCATGTCAGGGGAGTGCTGTAAACTTCAAACGGTTCAAAAACAGGCAATATTACCGCGCTAGAAAATCCAAGACATCTTGCCAGGAGTGGACAGCAGATGGGATATTTCAATATGGTCTtcccttttattttactttctaatACATTGTGAATGCCACAATCCACAAACCTGTACTAAATACACGACTGCAGCAAACCTCTGAACAACTTCTGTAACAGCTAGTGTCTTAATTTGTTAGGAACAGCGTTTGAATTTAGATCAGCTTCAGGACTGTGCAACTTTATAACTCCTTTATATCAGTGTACAGTGGAAGGATGCAGGGCCTTGCAGCAGAGTAGCAGCTCTAGTGGATGATTCAAAAAGGGTTATATAGCACTGCACAAAGTGACTGTTTTCACACTGACACCCGTATTGCTCACACAGAGGAGAAGCCGCTCCAAGCAGCACATGCTGACTGCACAGCTGCAGGACAAATCCTTTGGCGGATGCAGTTTCACCACACTTTGATTCAATGCGCTGCGCCTTTTGAGTTGATGACGTCATAAAAGGCAGGGAGCTGTATGAGGACTCACCGGGGTGCCTGTGTGGAAGAATATTACTTACAGTACCACCCAGCTTTAACAATGGGAGTTAGGAAGTTTGACTAAGGATGGTACAGAGAGAGCAAATCCTTCATAGGAAGGCGTGGGGCGGAAATACagtatctagatagatagatagatagatagatagatagataggtagatagatagataaatgcCATCCTGATAAAAATGTCATACCCCCTAGTGCAGATCTCTAAATATATActcaattctgtttttttataatttgtattttaatgctGCATGCAGTACACAGTAGTCCATTTGCTGTTCCCTTCAGATTTGTATCACATAAATGATACTGTATTTTTATCCATTTATGTATGGTGGAATTGTATACACAATTGCACAATACCTGAGAAAGGTATGCCCACATATGTTTTTGTGAAAATTAAACTGATTATGACCAAACCGATACAAAACTCCAGCACTGGTAAGTCAACAATGAGCATTGTTAAAACAACCTTCAGGTAGGGAtggtttttctggttttagtttttCTTCAATAAAAGCTTCTGTCTTCACAGCCCCCTAGGTCGAACAACACAGAACAATGTCAAAGCTCCCATCCGTCTCCCTGGAATGGGGTTATCAGCTTACAGATCTGGGCAGGGGTACAGATGGAGCACAGGTGGAGCTGCAGAAAGGCCAGGAAGGAAGTGAAGTGCTCAGAATTTGATAAGAAGGTGTGGGTAGGGTTTTCAGCTGTTATGGGAACCAGGTGCATAATGACAGAGAATCACTAGCGTGCAACCGGGGAGGCGTTTATAagcaaaaaacatttgtcactttTGAAAGACCATGTTTCAtgtcttttattgttttttctcCTCCTCTTCAACATTGAATCACTCATTTCCTTTTTATGATGCTGCCTTTGTTTCCAGATGGCCTTTTTTGACGCAATGTGTCAAGAAATTGAAATGCACAACATGTATGTGTTAAGAGGTTTACTTTACTGACTGGTTTAAGAGATGAAGAGTTAGACACCCTAGACACCCTGTGAAAGTTGGTAACTTTGTTGAACTTAGCATGCATTGCaattgtgttttatataaacttagagtgagagagagagagagagagagagagagagagagagagagagagagagagagagagagagagagagagagatgcacagGTTGTagcttattatattatataaagctGAATTACATTCCAGACAGTgataaaaaaatttttaaaaaaaaacaggattccaCTCCATCACTCAGACGGCACGCTGGAAAATGATTCTGCAGTGCCAAGTGTCCTGTCCAAAAAAACTCTGAGGGCTGCCAGACAGCCTGCTTTTCAATGATAAAGGCAACTCAGCAGCTGCTTGTGGCTCCTCCTAGTATCGCAATGAATGTGTCTGCAGTGCTGGCATTGTGCTTCTGAGCTGGGAAAGCGCTGTGCTGCATTTCAGTATGGCTTCGTGTGCTTCAGCAAGTCAGGTGCCAGAGTCAGGGCCTTGGGAAATCGGGTAACTGGTGCCTGGGTCAAGGAAACAGGTGGTTAGTAGCTACGGCCCCCGTTTAATGGAATGTCATTTGTTTCAGCGTGTTCTGATTGTGAAAATAACTGCTTCATTTATGGGGCCTGTTGTCAGGATACCATGAGGATAGAATTAAACTGAAAAGGGTCCTTCCTCTGTCACCTTTCACCCCTTGGACCCTGGTTGCAATTAAGCTTTGGGTTAGGTTGGAAAGCACATGTGATGCAAAAGGCATACGTGAATGCACCCATATGAATGTTTTCTTTCATATGTAAGAGCAGCTTTATATGAAACAAGCATTAAGACATTAATGCTTTAAAACACTATAGTTGTGAGCCATAGTTACATGACTGTACTTTTTGTGTTTCACCTTATAATGAGAATGAAAGTGCCAGTGGAGTGGCATTATGCAGCAAATGGGAGCCAGGCCCTTATAACTGGTTCCACGGCAAAAGAAAAGGCTGCCTTATAACTGGGGAGTACTGTACGCAGCATTGGTGGTAAGTGCTCATTCCATATAGGTTCATCGATAACAAAATAATACAGATTGAACCTATGTTATAAAAATTACCACACATAAGAGTAAAACGTATGACCCAATTATGCAGAATCATCTAAAAAATGATACTTCCTGTATGTGGTGTATAGATACCATCGGATTGATATATAGACAGACatacagatatagatagatagacaggtcATTCAAGGAGACTGAAGGACATTGTCCGCGTATGAGAGCTCTCAGGCAGCATTGTTTGTGGCTTTCATCTCTTCTTTCAAAAAAAGCTTCTGTCTTCACAGTACCCCTGGGACAAACAACACAAGCCAGATCAAAGTCAAAGTTCCTGCTGTCTACCTACCCAGCATGGAGACCCTATAATGACTACCAGCACCAAAACCAACCCTGCATTGCCAGAGATAGAGTGTGGAGAGCAAGCATGGCAAGTGTATAATGGGAACACATCACTGTCATTTACATTTTCTATCCCTTATACTAttcatttacttttaatttactgggccttgtttttttttttaacagtttatcATATTATCTGTGAAACACTAATACAGGTGAACTTCAAATACCTACAGATCTGATCTTGcaagttttagatttttttattctgtatatCAATGTTCTATAAGTTGTACAACTCTcaggaactctctcccagctttggtatgtgatgctcccaccgtcgctcactttaaataaattctcaagacccacctgttctctcttgctttccatgctctttaagcctgatatctgttattagctgttgtgtctttgctacttctaactttttttttaaactgtaccatactcatgattctatatgacatatgCATCCACAATATTCTagaattttcacatcctagccctgtatttaatgtataatgaattgtttttcactgtatcttgtgaagtgctttgtgatggtggtccactatgaaagacactatataaaataaagattgattgaaaaGATTGATACATGCGTCAATAGAAAGAAGGTCATGAGGATTGAATTCCAGATTACCAAGCACTGGATTTCTCACGGCTGCTCAAGGACATTTTCCAGACGTCTACTTTTCTTTGGCCTTTACATCTGCAGGCATCACAAGAAAATATCTTCTTGACTGATACAAGGCAGTTCTCTAGCAATTGCTACTAAGAGGATGTCTCATCATTGACTGGGAATGAAGTCAGAACAAACAGGATGTGTAACTGAACCCAGCAAACACAGCCTCATGACATCAAAACCCCAGAATCTTTACATTCTTACAAATGAGGAATAATGGAAGGAACCGGTAGCTGAATGATGTGAAAGGATGTTCTGAAAAGGAACGAGGTCTCATATCCTGTGATGCAGACATTCAGGTTAGAATCCTGCATTCACAAAAACTAGATATATGCCAGAAATATTTGTTCTGAAAAACGTCTTCCCCATCTTTGATTTGCGCTGTAACAAGATTCCGCTGAACACCACGGGAAAAGGGAAGTGACTAAAGAAGGCTAAAGTTAGCATACTTCCTAGAAGTcaagtagtttttttgttttttttaagcggTGGGAAAAATGCAGATTCAACAGATTCTCATCAGTAGCTGACGCACCTTCCCAACGGGATGCTTGAGAGAGGTCGTTTGTTATCAGTATTCGTTGTTTCACATGTGTATGATTGTTCATACAGCCTTTCTCTCCAACCCTTTGGCGATGTGCCTGACGATGAAGCTCCCTGGGGCTGGGTTGAGTGGACGGAATCacaggtgtgtgtttttgtgtaagCGGCAGAAGAAGTTTGGATAAGACCCTGCCTTTTTTAATAATTTCCAATTTCCATTCTTGGATACAACTGAGCATTAAACTGTAGCTTTGTCCTGgataaaaaaaatggttacatGGGGTTTATATAATTTTGAAAATGATAATTAATAGAATACAGTTAAGTTTGTACCAGGGTCTGATGAACCCCACGAAAAGCATTCGTATATCTGTTTGCCAAAACCATTTACATAGAAACCAATTTTATTAGAACATTACTGTAGTGATGAAGTTAGACTAACGTTTGATGTCTTTatcaatattttaaaaacctgtagTAACATCACATGAGGGCAAGTAGTTAGGATTAGTAAACTTTCTCAATTAGGAAAATTGTTAACTTTTGGAACCATGTGCTATAcaaaaatgtatatgtatgttaaagGGGAAGAAGTGTCACACACAAAGAAGTAAGCagctttttttaaagtgtgttgcCGCCTTACGCTGTTTCTGATGAGTAAATGCTTTATGGACATGACCTTCaaatatacatgtactgtaagcTGCATCATGGAGCATGACTACGCAGGATGTGCGATGACACTGCTCTTTTGTTAAGATGCGTTGTTTTCAATTGAATGTGTTCCAGAAACTATTTTTATAAGTCCAGTGGATGGAAACACTCAGTCTTGATGGGGCTGGGTCCTCTGAGCGGGAGTGTAAATGACTTCCACCTGGCCCCCCTCCACCACAGATGTTTCCAAGCTGAAGATCCGGAATGCCTAATTAAACAGGCACCGATTGTCATTCCTCTGCCTCCTATCAGGAACCATTTACTTACGTACATTAAATACTGGGGGTGTTAcgctctttttttttccttcctgtgGTAAGGCCTTTAAAATAGGATTTTGTTTCTGTTCACAAGCCGTGGCAATTTAAAAGGATCTTTTAACCTAATATGGCTTTGAGTCTGTGAAGACACTCGTGGGTAGTGTTAGTTTTTGGTCCGGGTTGCACAAACATCTTGTTCTTGATCATCACAATTAAACCGAATGCTACTGTGCACTGCAGTTTGTCTTTGTAAAATATGATCTGTATCTATTTCTGGATTCTTGTTAAATGCCCTCGGATCACATTTAAAACATCTAGGTGACCCAGGTGTGCCATACTACacaaaaaaagtgctttttgtgTGGAAACCCTTCCAATTTAAGATGGAATTGACCTAAGAATTCCTTAAGTGAAGAAATGAACTAGACCCAAATTTTAATGACATACCATCGGACAATAATATGTGATGCATCAAAGCGTTGCTCATATTTCCATCATAGCTGAGGGAGATCCACCGTTAGTGTGGATAGAGCTCTCTCAGAGTCAGGGAAAGACAAACATGTGGCCTCAGTTCACTTTTAGCTGGAGGGGACAGTAGAGTGTTTGTGTGATTTACTGATGGTTTATCTTCCTCCCTGACACAGGTCTGTCAAATTGTTTTATGATGGCAGAGTCCTGGCTCCAGTTCCTGCTCTTCTGAACACAGGAACCCCAGAGGAAGCTATACCTTGTTCAGTTTTATAGTTAATAGCCCCCTTCCTGCCCCAGCTGTGGCCTGATTCTGGGGGTGACCTTCCTGAAGTGCCCACACTGAGAGTGGGCTTGGTGGCACTCAGCTCTCTGGAGCTGCCAATACTGAAGACAAATAACATTCTTTTCAGTTGTCTTTACCGTGTCTATGAAGACAACACCAAGTATTCAGTGTCGGTACGTCTTTGAAGGAATACCAAGTTTTGAAGGCAGACATTCTTCCTTGGTGTATCTAATTAACATATTTCAGCCTGTCGGAAGATTAAATAGTTTTACACATTCTTGAATCTCTAATTATGAAATGCAAGGAGTTCTTGAAGACTATTGGAATATGGCATGGCTTGTGAAGACTATTCTAAGGACTGGTTTAAGTCTGTAAAATTTTAAAGTCACTTGGAATGACAGAGTTCCAGAGTCCTGTTATTTCCTGACAGACTGACAGCTACTCTGAAAACAGACTCTGCCAATCTGAGAATCTGTGTTCAACTTTTCGCAAAGAAAGGACTTGTTTTTTAGGCTTGAAAAATTTAAAACAGATGTGTTTTTACCCTAAGGCTCATACCCCATTCTTagctataaaatgtatatattgtatatatagttTGGCCAATTACAATTTCAATGCATAGTATTTATTATAGTATATAAAGATGACAACAGTGTTTCAGTTATGTCGCCATATTGGCAAGTTTATTACCCATTTTAAAACTCATATTGCAATATTTTCTGATGTCTTATTGTGTAATAAACAAAGCACTGGCACAAAAATATCTTCAACATTAgtaaaagcaaatttaaaaacatggtggCAAACTATGCTAAGTACATAATATAACCACGGGGAAAGCATTAGGAAAACCAcaaaatgactgtggtaaacAGGGTGCACAGCATTGAAtaagatacattttaaataattagaAAAGGGTGCTATTTGCATCATTtctgtgaaaaagaaaaacattcgtTTCTCAACACATGCTATAAAACTTCAGTAGTGAGAGACAATTTAAGTGGACACCAGAGACCTTAGATTAATCTGTGGTTTGCAACACTgacatttattttcctttcacaagaACGATTCACATGGCAGAAAGCTTTGACAAATTGGAGAGAAAGCAGTTTATCAAGTACCGTTCAAATTTAAGTCAGGTCTGTTGAGACAGAAAAAAAGAGCACAACACAAGCACTGGCTTTGGGGAGACCCTCTTTACTGTACATCACCATACATTCAGCATGAGATCAGCTTGACTGGGGAATGCTGTATGAGTCACCATACCCACTGTCGGGCCAAGGTAAGAAAACACTCAATTGGTAATTCAATTAGTACAACATTTTAATTACGTCAACCTCTCTGAATGATACAGGGACTTACTTCTGGTCTCCTTGTGTACGATCTGCAGAAACCTGAAAAAACATTAAGACTCACAGCTCAGGTGATGATACTGTTGAACCCAACACACTGCTTGTGGAATGACTAATGCCAGCTACCGTACATACAGTTTTCTAATGCTATTTATCTGTGTTGCAGCCACAACGCTTTGGCACAATCCTGCCTAGTGGCACAGCTTTGAGGGCTGCTGGGTAATGCCTCATGGGCATGTGATACAGGGCTGTTTTTTAATTCCTTTGGTGAAAGCCAAATTATACAGCCCGACACTGGAAAAGGAATCGTCTGCAGAATGGCACAGTAAGAGCTCATCACTAGCTTAATGGTAAGAGCACTGGGTTGCAATGCCAAAGGCTAGGGGTTAAAGCCCTGCTCAGCCTTGTCTAAGGTGTTCAGGCATAACATCTGTGTGGACTGAGGTAACAGAATCAAACTCTTATACAAGTTTTAGATTGCAGTTTACATTTAATAATGtataagtgtattttttttaatatcagcTCTTATATTGAACTCCCCCCTCCCTGGGTCCTATTAATTTTAgttagaaaatatattttgaaattataaaacaaatgctgtgttTGAGTGCCATATGTAAACGACTGTCACTTCTGATCCAGTACTGACACCTTGTGGCTGTGCTAAGCAACAGCACCAAGAATGCGCAGCAAAACGTAATTTAGTAGAAATGTCTGTTATAATAAAATAAGCTTGGTGGCCGGTTAAAATATACCTTTGCTACGTTGGTTAAAATAGACCTTTCCTACCTTCCCTCTTCCTGTTCAAATCTATTCAAACAAGGACAGGACCATAAAATTGCAAAACATACTTATTGAACATCACatgtaaacaatattaaaaatgaCCTGATTGAATTCGATGATGGTAATGGTGTAATCCCACACCTAAAGGATGCACTCACACCTGAGACACAGGCTTACTAGTTTTATCAAACAGTTGTGTATATagcttctttgttttattgtGGAATTTTAATGGCAAGCAGCCAACGTCAGACCATGACCCAGCTAAATGAAATTGTGTTTTATCTCCTGTGACAGGACACCCCTGCACCTCGCCTTCTTGAAGACCATGCTGATGGTCTCTGAGAATGTTGAGCAGTCCCTCTTCCCTTACCTGTGATTGGTCCATAGCGATAGTGTCCGAGTAATGATATTTTTTTAGTGctctgtatgtgtttgtgttgaaGGATAAACATTACGCTGTATTTAATGGAACAGCACTTATTTTCAGGCTGCTGTTGGCCCCTGGTTCCAGTGGTCCAGTTGACTAATCGCTGCTGGCTGAAAGAGGGAGGAAGAGAATAGCCTTCTGTCCGATGTGAGTCTTTTCTCCAGACTTGCAGCTTCCATTCTTTTTGATTCCCAGATACCAGTTTCTGTCTTGGTACTTCTGGGCTTTGTAAGTGGTGTGTGACGGTGCAGTGGGTGTGGATGTGGAATACACGTCACAGAGTCACTTTGTAGAGGTGCAAAAACTCTACCACAATGGTAGAGGGTGAACTTTATTAAAAGGGGAAACAGTCCAAAGCAACAAAAGTACAAATATCATAAGTCCCAATAGAGCAAGTCCCTCTCAGCTCTTTGGGTGCACTTGTGGGGTGgtgaaaagtgcaggtgctcaggtgctgaagtgtccagttcagttgtgCGGGGCGTGTGATGTCCAACGTGaaaagtgctggcagtagtgcggcagcGCCTTGGCGTCTGACCCCAGTCCTGAcgataaacaaatcaaaaacacaaacaaacaaaaaccacacagctCAGCAACCCATGTTTAGTATTACCTCCAAAAGCCCCACACTTACagaatgacagcccttatatactaggagactccaccccatgatcagcgcgactcagcacacctgccagttatctaatgcagcacagctgatcacagtaatcttgtcccctaatatggtcattccgccctgcaccaagatggccgacttccttttcctcccctctctccaagccggcccgtctctgaacaggcgtgcaagtacctctgcttagcgccctcttgggtcgggagggagatttgcagctcagatcctcacgCTCCCTTTCACATGGTGTAATGGTTTTCTTCTAGCGTTTCCAGAAAGAAGCATTCGTCTGTcagtgtctgctaaaaaaaaaaaaagggtgcctAAATTAAATCCTAATTATATCACAGCTCACTGCTACTGTCCTGAGTGGCACTATAATTGTTCCTAATTGTTCAAGTAATAATTGTTCAATTAGATTAGCACAAGCAACCTTGTTAACAAAAATGCTATCAATGCCACTGTAcagtattcatatacagtattttaaagtgATATCATAAACTATATAAGTCATGCCTTCAAATCCAAATATGTTAGTCATTAGCAGGGGAAAGAGGGCAAATGGCTTGAAAATATATTCCAGCAGTTTCTATTAGAGCATGCAGTTAATAATGCATTGGCACTGTCTGTGTAGGAAGATTGGCCTACGTGCCCTTACCGATCCGCACAGCTGTCCATCTGTGCTCATTGCTAAATATCTCCCAGCTTCTAGTCCCTTTATGGACACCACTCCTACATTCTCGGCTGTGACTTGCAGTTGAACTGGAGGGACAGACACAGTTACATTCTTGAATTCTCAATAGGATGATGCTGCTCAGATTCAGAAGTCTGATTAGCCGGATCTTTCAAAAACAACGAGTTCTATTGAACTGTTTATTTAGTTCAGCAATCCTGCATGGCAATGAAAGAAACTTAAAATCTGATGTGAAAAGTATTTTGACAAGACCTCTTCTGCAATGTCTTTAAtggtgaaatgtgtgtgtgtgcgttcgtgtgcgtgcatgtgtgcgtgcttgtgtgtgcgtgcgtataTTTATGATACAGTGGTTGATTTTATGGCCGCTTCATAAAAAAGAAAGTATTGTAGTCCACAGACTTTGTACCAAGCAGGGGAATATCACAAGTATCCATGTTGTGATGGTGCGATTGTGATTTTAAAGGGATTGTATATGGTGGAGCTTGGCTTGGACTTATTCTTAGCCAGTTTATCTCACCAAAACAGGTACTGACTGAGAGCACAGCTGCTTTAGAAACACCTCATGTGTTCTGGGATGGGACTAAAAGAGTAGAAGTCCCCACACAGCTCTGGTTCCTAACCTTATCAGATATCAAGTTGGATACCACCTTGTCAAAATTGGAGGTCTCCAAGGAACACCAAGGAATACATATTAGAATATTTGTGTAACagtcatttgtttatttaatccTGTTTTCCATCTGTTTTCAATTAAGAGTTAATCACATGTTAAAAAGCTGTATATTTTTGCTGTTGCAAGGTAGAGTCTAGAAGTTTAATTCAATAGCACCACAGTAGGGCAAACATACATGAAGCTGCTCTTGAAAGTGGTCAAGTCATGGAATGGCTTCCCTTGCTCATTCCCCCTATCTGATCAACCTTCTGTAGACATTCCTTCACACAGGAATAAAGGAATACAAAGTTAAAGAAAATATGTCACGTTTATATTTCTTACTGTGTTTGTCGCTTCTGTCTCTGATGCCATCTACTGCCCCATTTGGAAGTACACGCAGGAAATAGCCTCCATTGTAACAGTACAGCAGGTTTGGTTTCTTGTAATTCTCCAGATGGAGGTTGAATTTCTCTGGCAGGATCGTGAGCACTGTTACTTTCCCTTCCGCCATCTCACAGTGTCTCTCCTAGAGCCGTGTCCTGTGAATCTTTCTTCAAGTCTGTAAAACATTCAAGAGGCACGTACCATTATCTAGAAACGAGGAACACAGACGTACCCAAAAGAGTGTACATTTtcgtaaatgtttttgtttttctgaaacgATTTGTGTTTGTTAATCTGCAAGCTGTTCtccaaatgaaataaaaatgtgtttgtgtgctcgAGGAGGGGGGCGAGGAGGCTGGCTTGTCTCTTTAACCTAAACAATCCCATGCTTATTTGATTGAAAGTAAAGGAGCAGGGAGTAAAAAAACTATGCATGTTAGTTAACCACACTGCATAATTAAGTTGGGAGGTGATGTTAAAAGATATTAGTCATAAATCCCTAAAATAGATCATCTGCAGATTGTACTGTTTCCAAAAGGCCAAATGTATGAGGATGAAGCAACGCTAGCTGTCTTTAGTTTAGTATCAGAATTCaaagaccctgattagcattaaTCTTCGGCTATCTTGCCTAAGGCCCAGTAAGGTCAGGTAGTGAAATAGTGCTAATCACTTTAATGAATCAGTGTGGCCAAGCAGTAAAAGCTGAGGACAACCAGAGCCAAATCTCAATGTCAAAGCAGCTCAGCAACTAAACTACTCCGCGGACCCTCCTAGTGCTTCTGAATCAGGTGTGAAAAGTTGTATCCTTAGTAAACATCGCCTCTTACCCACTCGCTATTCGGAAAGACTGAGCTGTTCGACGAACCTAACTCGTCTTTCTAGTTTGAATTATTAGACCTCCTTAACACGCTAATGACATTGCCAAAGATACTTCTCATCAAAcgttttaaaattcatttttaaaaccgtACTTAAACAAAAATATGACAATATACCGGTGCCTAGAAAATTATTTCTTTAAGCAGCAGAGAGCAGATgggaaaaaatactttaaaatcctTGTTGCTGTTACTGGTTAC
Protein-coding regions in this window:
- the LOC117962906 gene encoding fibroblast growth factor 1-like isoform X4; translated protein: MAEGKVTVLTILPEKFNLHLENYKKPNLLYCYNGGYFLRVLPNGAVDGIRDRSDKHNTDRRMLLSGNARRKPLHHVKGSVRI
- the LOC117962906 gene encoding fibroblast growth factor 1-like isoform X3 — translated: MAEGKVTVLTILPEKFNLHLENYKKPNLLYCYNGGYFLRVLPNGAVDGIRDRSDKHTDTDRRMLLSGNARRKPLHHVKGSVRI
- the LOC117962906 gene encoding fibroblast growth factor 1-like isoform X2 yields the protein MAEGKVTVLTILPEKFNLHLENYKKPNLLYCYNGGYFLRVLPNGAVDGIRDRSDKHIQLQVTAENVGVVSIKGLEAGRYLAMSTDGQLCGSTLTDECFFLETLEENHYTM
- the LOC117962906 gene encoding fibroblast growth factor 1-like isoform X1 yields the protein MAEGKVTVLTILPEKFNLHLENYKKPNLLYCYNGGYFLRVLPNGAVDGIRDRSDKHIQLQVTAENVGVVSIKGLEAGRYLAMSTDGQLCGSQTLTDECFFLETLEENHYTM